GCCAGAGCGCCGGATCGACGGACCAGAACAGCGGCGGGCGTGGGCTTCCACCACGGCGGCCAGGCGGTCGGCGGCATCGGGGACACCAACTGAGCGCGCCGCGTCGGCCATCGACTCCAGCTTCAAGCGGCTCGCCAGCAAGGCGGAGAGCTCGGCGTCGAGCCGTTCGGGCGACAGCTCGTCGTCGCGCACCAGCACGGCACCGCCGGCGTCCACCAGTGCACGGGCGTTGGCCGTCTGGTGGTCGCCGGGCGCATACGGCAGCGGCACCAGTACGGCGGGCACGCCCACCACGGCCAACTCCGCCACCGTCGTGCCACCGGCTCGGCACACCACGATGTCGGCGGCGGCAAGCAGGAGCGGCAAGCGCTGCTCGTACTCCACGGGCCGGTGCCAGGGGCCGACCGGCGTCGACATCTCGGCCCAGTCGCGCCGGCCGACCACGTGGTACACGACCGTGTCGTCGCGCCCCGCCCAGCCCACGACAGCCCGGTTGATCGAGCGGGCGCCCAGCGAACCGCCGAACACCCCCACCACGAAGCGGTCGTCAGGCAGCCCAAGCGCGGCGCGAGCGGTCGCCCGGCCGGGCACCGAACGCACCTCGTCGCGGACTGGGTTGCCGGTCACGACGGCGCGCGGCAGCGGCGTGCCCGGGAACGACACCGCAGCGGCCCGGGCGAAGCGGCCCGCCAACCGGTTCGCCAAGCCGGGTACGGCGTTCTGGTCGTGGAGCACCAACGGCACCCGCAGCACCACGGCCGCCAACGCGCACGGCACCGAGGCGTAGCCGCCGACCGAGAGCACCACGGCGGGCCGCAAGCGGAAGACGAGCACCAGTCCTTGCACGACGGCGCCCAGCAGGCCGAACACCGCACCCACGTTGTCGAGCGTCAGCCGGCGGGCGATGCCCCGCCCCGGCAAGAGCGTCACCGAAAAGCCTTCGGCGGGCACCAGTGTCGCTTCCAGCCCGCGGCGCGAGCCGACGAAGTGAATCGACTCCGGCGAGTGCCCACGGGCCACCAGCGCCTTGGCCGCGGACAGCGCAGGCAGCACGTGGCCTGCCGTGCCGCCCCCGGCGATGACCGCCCAGGTGCGTTCGGCCATCAGTCGGCGGGACGGCTGCGCCGGCTCTGCCTGGCGATGTTCAACAGGATGCCGACGGCGCCCATGATGATGACGAGCGACGAGCCGCCGAACGACACGAACGGCATCGGCACCCCGGTCACCGGGAGGATGCCGATGACGGCGCCGATGTTGATGAAGGCCTGCCCCCCGATCCAGGCGGTGACCCCCGCGGCGAGCAGCATGCCGAAGCGGTCGGGCGCCCGCACCGCGGCGCGCACGCCGAGCACGGCGAAGGCCACGAACAGCCCGAGCACGAGCAGGCTGCCGATCAAGCCCATCTCCTCGCCGATGATGGTGAAGATGAAGTCGGTGTGGGCGTTGGGCAGGAAGCCCCACTTGGCCCGACTGGCACCCACGCCCACCCCGGTGATGCCGCCGTCGGCCAGCCCCACGATCGACTGGGCCACTTGGTACCCGGTGTTGTCGGCGTCGGCCCAGGGATCGAGGAACGACATCATGCGAGCCCGCCGGTACGGCTCGGCCATGCCCAACACGAACGCACCGACCACAGAGACCACGCCGAGGGTGGCCATATGGCGCAACGGCGTGCCCGCCACGAACAGCAGGGCCATGGTGATGCAGCCGAGCACCAAGGTGGTACCCATGTCGGGCTGGAGCATGACGAGGAAGGCCACGGCGCCGAAGGCCAGCAACGACGGGCGCAGCGTCTCCCGGGCGTCGTCGACCCGGTTGCCGCGCCGGGCCAGGAGGTCGGCGATGAACAGCAGCACAGCGAGCTTGGCCATCTCCGACGGCTGGATGCGCCAACTGCCGATGCCGAGCCACCGGCTGGAGCCGCTCACCGTGATGCCGACGCCGGGCACGAGCACCAGCGTGAGCAAGGCGAAGCTGGCTGCCATGGCGGGCACGGTGAAGCGTCGCCATGTGCGGTAGTCGGTGCGAGCGGCCACCACCAGCACGGCGGTGCCCACGCCCAGCCACATCAGTTGGCGCTTGAAGAACAGCCACGCCGAGCCGTAGCGCCGCAGCGCCTCCACCGACGACGACGACAGCACCATGACCAGGCCGATGACGCACAACACCGTGACGAGGGCCAGCAGCAACAGGTACCCGGTCGAAGTTGCGGACTTTTCGCGCTGCTTTGCCGCGCGATTCGTACGCAACTTCGGGTTCGACGCCGCCTGCGTTTTCGGCGCAGGCGGGCGCCGATGGGCGGTGGGGTGGCGGGTGCGGGTGGCGGCGCGAGCCGCCACCAGGCGGGCGTGGGCCTCGGGGTCGATCGTGGAGGGCATCAGGCGTCCACCTGTTCGAGGACGGCGCGGCGGAAGTCGTCGCCGCGCTCGGCGTAGTTGCGGT
The sequence above is drawn from the Acidimicrobiales bacterium genome and encodes:
- the murG gene encoding undecaprenyldiphospho-muramoylpentapeptide beta-N-acetylglucosaminyltransferase; its protein translation is MAERTWAVIAGGGTAGHVLPALSAAKALVARGHSPESIHFVGSRRGLEATLVPAEGFSVTLLPGRGIARRLTLDNVGAVFGLLGAVVQGLVLVFRLRPAVVLSVGGYASVPCALAAVVLRVPLVLHDQNAVPGLANRLAGRFARAAAVSFPGTPLPRAVVTGNPVRDEVRSVPGRATARAALGLPDDRFVVGVFGGSLGARSINRAVVGWAGRDDTVVYHVVGRRDWAEMSTPVGPWHRPVEYEQRLPLLLAAADIVVCRAGGTTVAELAVVGVPAVLVPLPYAPGDHQTANARALVDAGGAVLVRDDELSPERLDAELSALLASRLKLESMADAARSVGVPDAADRLAAVVEAHARRCSGPSIRRSG
- the ftsW gene encoding putative lipid II flippase FtsW, encoding MPSTIDPEAHARLVAARAATRTRHPTAHRRPPAPKTQAASNPKLRTNRAAKQREKSATSTGYLLLLALVTVLCVIGLVMVLSSSSVEALRRYGSAWLFFKRQLMWLGVGTAVLVVAARTDYRTWRRFTVPAMAASFALLTLVLVPGVGITVSGSSRWLGIGSWRIQPSEMAKLAVLLFIADLLARRGNRVDDARETLRPSLLAFGAVAFLVMLQPDMGTTLVLGCITMALLFVAGTPLRHMATLGVVSVVGAFVLGMAEPYRRARMMSFLDPWADADNTGYQVAQSIVGLADGGITGVGVGASRAKWGFLPNAHTDFIFTIIGEEMGLIGSLLVLGLFVAFAVLGVRAAVRAPDRFGMLLAAGVTAWIGGQAFINIGAVIGILPVTGVPMPFVSFGGSSLVIIMGAVGILLNIARQSRRSRPAD